A single window of Zea mays cultivar B73 chromosome 10, Zm-B73-REFERENCE-NAM-5.0, whole genome shotgun sequence DNA harbors:
- the LOC103640704 gene encoding putative disease resistance protein RGA4 isoform X2: MCLQRKKKKKSFLLNFMADLALAGLRWAASPIVNELLTKASAYLSVDMVREIQRLEATVLPQFELVIQAAQKSPHRGILEAWLRRLKEAYYDAEDLLDEHEYNVLEGNAKSEKSLLLGEHGSSSTATTVMKPFHAAMSRARNLLPQNRRLISKMDELKAILTEAQQLRDLLGLPHGNTVEWPAAAPTSVPTTTSLPTSKVFGRDRDRDRIVDFLLGKTTTAEASSAKYSGLAIVGLGGMGKSTLAQYVYNDKRIEECFDIRMWVCISRKLDVHRHTREIIESAKKGECPRVDNLDTLQCKLRDILQESQKFLLVLDDVWFEKSHNETEWELFLAPLVSKQSGRKVLVTSRSKTLPAAICCEQEHVIHLKNMDDTEFLALFKHHAFSGAEIKDQLLRTKLEDTAVEIAKRLGQCPLAAKVLGSRLCRKKDIAEWKAALKIGDLSDPFTSLLWSYEKLDPRLQRCFLYCSLFPKGHRYDPNQLVHLWVAEGFVGSCNLSRRTLEEAGMDYFNDMVSGSFFQLVSQMYCDSYYVMHDILHDFAESLSREDCFRLEDDNVTEIPCTVRHLSVHVQSMQKHKQIICKLYHLRTIICIDPLMDGPSDIFDGMLRNQRKLRVLSLSFYSSSKLPESIGELKHLRYLNLIRTLVSELPTSLCTLYHLQLLWLNHMVENLPDKLCNLRKLRHLGAYVNDFAIEKPICQILNIGKLTSLQHIYVFSVQKKQGYELRQLKDLNELGGSLKVKNLENVIGKDEAVESKLYLKSRLKELAFEWSSENGMDAMDILEGLRPPPQLSKLTIEGYRSDTYPGWLLERSYFENLESFELSNCSLLEGLPPDTELLRNCSRLHINFVPNLKELSNLPAGLTDLSIDWCPLLMFITNNELGHYDLRENIIMKADDLASKLALMWEVDSGEEVRNVLWKDYSFLKQLMTLMMDDEISKHLQIIESGLEESEDKVWMKENIIKAWLFCHEQRIRFIYGRTMEMPLVLPSGLCELSLSSCSITDEALAICLGGLTSLRTLRLEYNMALTTLPSEKVFEHLTKLDILVVMGCLCLKSLGGLRAAPSLSSFYCLDCPFLELARGAELMPLNLAADLNISGCILAVDSFSNGLPHLKHLSIYVCRSSPSLSIGHLTSLESLRLNGLPDLYFVEGLSSLHLKHLSLVDVANLTAKCILPFCVQESLTVSSSVLLNHMLMAEGFTAPPNLTLLACKEPSVSFEESANLSSVKHLKFSCCETESLPRNLKSVSSLESLCIQHCPNITSLPDLPSSLQRITIRDCPVLKKNCQEPDGESWPKISHVRWKSFLPRPHWIP, from the coding sequence ATGTGTCTgcagagaaaaaagaaaaaaaaaagcttCTTACTGAATTTCATGGCCGACTTGGCGCTCGCCGGCTTAAGGTGGGCAGCATCGCCGATTGTCAACGAGCTTCTTACTAAAGCTTCAGCTTACCTCAGTGTGGACATGGTGCGTGAGATCCAACGACTAGAAGCCACTGTCCTGCCACAGTTCGAGCTGGTGATTCAAGCGGCCCAGAAGAGCCCCCACAGGGGCATACTGGAGGCATGGCTCCGGCGTCTCAAAGAAGCCTACTATGATGCCGAGGACTTGTTGGACGAGCATGAGTACAATGTCCTTGAGGGCAACGCCAAGAGCGAAAAAAGTCTCCTGCTGGGAGAGCATGGAAGCTCCTCCACTGCAACTACTGTCATGAAGCCTTTTCATGCTGCTATGAGCAGGGCACGGAACTTGCTCCCTCAAAACAGAAGGCTAATTAGCAAGATGGACGAGCTCAAAGCAATCCTGACAGAAGCCCAACAACTTCGAGATCTTCTTGGTTTGCCACATGGCAATACCGTCGAGTGGCCAGCTGCAGCACCTACCAGTGTTCCCACAACCACATCActtcccacttccaaggtttttgGTCGCGACAGGGATCGTGATCGTATAGTAGATTTTCTTCTCGGCAAGACAACAACTGCTGAGGCAAGCTCAGCTAAGTACTCGGGTTTGGCCATTGTTGGATTGGGAGGAATGGGGAAGTCCACCTTAGCACAGTATGTCTATAATGACAAAAGGATAGAAGAATGCTTTGATATCAGGATGTGGGTGTGCATCTCACGCAAACTTGATGTGCATCGTCACACAAGGGAGATTATAGAGTCTGCAAAAAAGGGAGAGTGCCCACGTGTTGATAATCTCGATACTCTCCAGTGCAAATTACGTGATATACTACAAGAGTCACAGAAATTCCTGCTTGTCTTGGATGATGTTTGGTTTGAAAAATCTCAtaatgagacagagtgggagttatTCCTTGCTCCATTAGTCTCTAAACAGTCAGGGAGGAAAGTTTTGGTGACTTCTCGAAGTAAAACACTTCCTGCCGCTATTTGTTGTGAACAAGAACATGTCATTCATTTGAAAAACATGGATGAtactgagtttttggctcttTTTAAACACCATGCTTTCTCTGGAGCAGAAATCAAAGACCAACTATTACGCACGAAGCTGGAAGACACTGCAGTGGAGATTGCTAAAAGGCTTGGACAATGTCCTTTGGCAGCAAAAGTTCTGGGTTCTCGATTGTGCAGGAAAAAGGATATTGCTGAATGGAAAGCTGCTCTAAAGATTGGAGATTTAAGTGATCCCTTCACATCTCTGTTGTGGAGTTACGAGAAGTTAGATCCACGTCTGCAGAGGTGCTTCTTGTATTGCAGCTTGTTTCCAAAAGGTCATAGATATGATCCTAATCAGTTGGTTCACCTTTGGGTGGCAGAAGGATTTGTTGGTTCATGCAATTTGAGTAGGAGAACATTGGAAGAGGCTGGGATGGATTACTTCAATGATATGGTCTCTGGATCTTTCTTCCAATTGGTTTCTCAAATGTATTGTGATTCGTACTATGTCATGCATGATATCCTTCATGATTTTGCAGAGTCACTCTCTAGGGAAGACTGCTTTAGATTAGAAGATGATAATGTGACAGAAATACCATGCACTGTTCGACATCTATCTGTTCATGTTCAAAGTATGCAAAAGCATAAGCAAATTATCTGCAAGCTATATCATTTACGCACTATTATCTGCATCGATCCGCTAATGGATGGTCCAAGTGATATTTTTGATGGCATGCTACGGAACCAAAGAAAACTGCGTGTATTGTCTCTGTCATTTTACAGCAGCAGCAAGTTGCCAGAATCTATTGGTGAGCTGAAGCACCTCCGGTATTTGAACCTCATCAGGACGTTAGTTTCTGAATTGCCTACATCATTATGTACTCTCTACCACTTACAATTACTTTGGTTAAACCACATGGTGGAGAATTTGCCTGACAAACTATGCAATTTAAGAAAGCTACGACATCTAGGAGCGTACGTGAATGATTTCGCGATTGAAAAGCCTATTTGCCAAATTCTGAATATAGGTAAGTTAACGTCGCTACAACACATTTATGTCTTTTCTGTACAGAAGAAGCAAGGCTATGAGTTGCGACAGTTGAAGGACTTGAATGAGCTTGGTGGCAGTTTAAAAGTGAAAAATCTTGAGAATGTCATTGGAAAGGATGAAGCCGTAGAGTCGAAGCTATATCTGAAAAGTCGCCTTAAAGAGTTAGCATTTGAGTGGAGTTCCGAGAATGGCATGGATGCAATGGATATTCTAGAAGGTCTGAGACCACCACCCCAACTGAGTAAGCTCACAATCGAAGGTTACAGATCTGATACATATCCTGGGTGGTTACTAGAGCGATCCTATTTTGAGAATTTGGAAAGTTTTGAGCTTAGTAATTGCAGTTTGCTAGAAGGCCTACCACCAGACACAGAGCTCCTTCGGAATTGCTCTAGGTTGCATATAAACTTTGTTCCAAATTTGAAGGAACTATCTAATCTTCCAGCAGGCCTTACAGATTTATCAATTGATTGGTGCCCACTGCTTATGTTTATCACCAACAATGAGCTAGGACATTATGACTTGAgggaaaatataataatgaaggcaGACGACCTGGCATCTAAACTTGCATTGATGTGGGAGGTGGATTCAGGAGAAGAAGTTAGGAATGTACTGTGGAAAGACTATTCATTTCTGAAGCAGTTGATGACATTGATGATGGATGATGAAATATCAAAGCATCTTCAAATTATTGAAAGTGGTCTGGAGGAAAGTGAAGATAAAGTATGGATGAAAGAAAACATCATCAAGGCATGGCTCTTTTGCCATgaacagaggataagattcatttaTGGAAGGACCATGGAGATGCCATTGGTTCTACCGTCAGGACTCTGTGAACTTTCTCTTTCTTCATGCAGTATTACAGATGAAGCTTTAGCTATTTGCCTTGGTGGCCTCACTTCACTGAGAACTTTACGATTGGAATATAATATGGCATTAACTACACTTCCATCAGAAAAGGTGTTTGAGCATTTGACAAAGCTTGACATATTGGTTGTAATGGGTTGTTTGTGTCTCAAATCACTGGGGGGCTTACGTGCTGCTCCATCTCTTTCCTCTTTTTACTGTTTGGATTGTCCTTTTTTAGAGCTAGCACGTGGAGCAGAACTAATGCCGTTGAACCTTGCTGCAGACCTCAACATCAGTGGCTGCATTCTTGCAGTTGATTCATTCAGTAATGGCTTGCCACACCTGAAACATCTTTCCATTTATGTTTGCAGAAGCTCCCCATCCTTATCGATTGGCCACCTGACCTCCCTTGAATCATTACGTCTAAATGGCCTCCCTGATCTTTACTTTGTTGAAGGCTTGTCTTCCCTGCACCTTAAGCACCTAAGTTTAGTAGATGTTGCAAACCTCACTGCCAAGTGCATCTTACCGTTTTGTGTCCAGGAATCGCTCACGGTTAGTAGCTCTGTATTGCTCAACCACATGCTAATGGCTGAAGGGTTTACAGCCCCACCAAATCTTACTCTTTTAGCTTGCAAGGAGCCGTCAGTTTCATTTGAAGAATCTGCAAATCTCTCATCCGTCAAGCACCTGAAGTTTTCATGTTGCGAAACGGAGTCCCTGCCTAGAAATCTAAAATCTGTCTCAAGTCTGGAGAGTCTTTGTATACAACATTGCCCCAACATAACATCTTTACCAGATCTGCCGTCCTCCCTCCAGCGCATAACTATAAGGGATTGTCCCGTCTTGAAGAAGAACTGCCAAGAACCTGATGGAGAAAGCTGGCCAAAGATTTCGCACGTTCGTTGGAAGAGCTTTCTACCAAGACCGCACTGGATTCCTTAG
- the LOC103640704 gene encoding putative disease resistance protein RGA4 isoform X1 has product MADLALAGLRWAASPIVNELLTKASAYLSVDMVREIQRLEATVLPQFELVIQAAQKSPHRGILEAWLRRLKEAYYDAEDLLDEHEYNVLEGNAKSEKSLLLGEHGSSSTATTVMKPFHAAMSRARNLLPQNRRLISKMDELKAILTEAQQLRDLLGLPHGNTVEWPAAAPTSVPTTTSLPTSKVFGRDRDRDRIVDFLLGKTTTAEASSAKYSGLAIVGLGGMGKSTLAQYVYNDKRIEECFDIRMWVCISRKLDVHRHTREIIESAKKGECPRVDNLDTLQCKLRDILQESQKFLLVLDDVWFEKSHNETEWELFLAPLVSKQSGRKVLVTSRSKTLPAAICCEQEHVIHLKNMDDTEFLALFKHHAFSGAEIKDQLLRTKLEDTAVEIAKRLGQCPLAAKVLGSRLCRKKDIAEWKAALKIGDLSDPFTSLLWSYEKLDPRLQRCFLYCSLFPKGHRYDPNQLVHLWVAEGFVGSCNLSRRTLEEAGMDYFNDMVSGSFFQLVSQMYCDSYYVMHDILHDFAESLSREDCFRLEDDNVTEIPCTVRHLSVHVQSMQKHKQIICKLYHLRTIICIDPLMDGPSDIFDGMLRNQRKLRVLSLSFYSSSKLPESIGELKHLRYLNLIRTLVSELPTSLCTLYHLQLLWLNHMVENLPDKLCNLRKLRHLGAYVNDFAIEKPICQILNIGKLTSLQHIYVFSVQKKQGYELRQLKDLNELGGSLKVKNLENVIGKDEAVESKLYLKSRLKELAFEWSSENGMDAMDILEGLRPPPQLSKLTIEGYRSDTYPGWLLERSYFENLESFELSNCSLLEGLPPDTELLRNCSRLHINFVPNLKELSNLPAGLTDLSIDWCPLLMFITNNELGHYDLRENIIMKADDLASKLALMWEVDSGEEVRNVLWKDYSFLKQLMTLMMDDEISKHLQIIESGLEESEDKVWMKENIIKAWLFCHEQRIRFIYGRTMEMPLVLPSGLCELSLSSCSITDEALAICLGGLTSLRTLRLEYNMALTTLPSEKVFEHLTKLDILVVMGCLCLKSLGGLRAAPSLSSFYCLDCPFLELARGAELMPLNLAADLNISGCILAVDSFSNGLPHLKHLSIYVCRSSPSLSIGHLTSLESLRLNGLPDLYFVEGLSSLHLKHLSLVDVANLTAKCILPFCVQESLTVSSSVLLNHMLMAEGFTAPPNLTLLACKEPSVSFEESANLSSVKHLKFSCCETESLPRNLKSVSSLESLCIQHCPNITSLPDLPSSLQRITIRDCPVLKKNCQEPDGESWPKISHVRWKSFLPRPHWIP; this is encoded by the coding sequence ATGGCCGACTTGGCGCTCGCCGGCTTAAGGTGGGCAGCATCGCCGATTGTCAACGAGCTTCTTACTAAAGCTTCAGCTTACCTCAGTGTGGACATGGTGCGTGAGATCCAACGACTAGAAGCCACTGTCCTGCCACAGTTCGAGCTGGTGATTCAAGCGGCCCAGAAGAGCCCCCACAGGGGCATACTGGAGGCATGGCTCCGGCGTCTCAAAGAAGCCTACTATGATGCCGAGGACTTGTTGGACGAGCATGAGTACAATGTCCTTGAGGGCAACGCCAAGAGCGAAAAAAGTCTCCTGCTGGGAGAGCATGGAAGCTCCTCCACTGCAACTACTGTCATGAAGCCTTTTCATGCTGCTATGAGCAGGGCACGGAACTTGCTCCCTCAAAACAGAAGGCTAATTAGCAAGATGGACGAGCTCAAAGCAATCCTGACAGAAGCCCAACAACTTCGAGATCTTCTTGGTTTGCCACATGGCAATACCGTCGAGTGGCCAGCTGCAGCACCTACCAGTGTTCCCACAACCACATCActtcccacttccaaggtttttgGTCGCGACAGGGATCGTGATCGTATAGTAGATTTTCTTCTCGGCAAGACAACAACTGCTGAGGCAAGCTCAGCTAAGTACTCGGGTTTGGCCATTGTTGGATTGGGAGGAATGGGGAAGTCCACCTTAGCACAGTATGTCTATAATGACAAAAGGATAGAAGAATGCTTTGATATCAGGATGTGGGTGTGCATCTCACGCAAACTTGATGTGCATCGTCACACAAGGGAGATTATAGAGTCTGCAAAAAAGGGAGAGTGCCCACGTGTTGATAATCTCGATACTCTCCAGTGCAAATTACGTGATATACTACAAGAGTCACAGAAATTCCTGCTTGTCTTGGATGATGTTTGGTTTGAAAAATCTCAtaatgagacagagtgggagttatTCCTTGCTCCATTAGTCTCTAAACAGTCAGGGAGGAAAGTTTTGGTGACTTCTCGAAGTAAAACACTTCCTGCCGCTATTTGTTGTGAACAAGAACATGTCATTCATTTGAAAAACATGGATGAtactgagtttttggctcttTTTAAACACCATGCTTTCTCTGGAGCAGAAATCAAAGACCAACTATTACGCACGAAGCTGGAAGACACTGCAGTGGAGATTGCTAAAAGGCTTGGACAATGTCCTTTGGCAGCAAAAGTTCTGGGTTCTCGATTGTGCAGGAAAAAGGATATTGCTGAATGGAAAGCTGCTCTAAAGATTGGAGATTTAAGTGATCCCTTCACATCTCTGTTGTGGAGTTACGAGAAGTTAGATCCACGTCTGCAGAGGTGCTTCTTGTATTGCAGCTTGTTTCCAAAAGGTCATAGATATGATCCTAATCAGTTGGTTCACCTTTGGGTGGCAGAAGGATTTGTTGGTTCATGCAATTTGAGTAGGAGAACATTGGAAGAGGCTGGGATGGATTACTTCAATGATATGGTCTCTGGATCTTTCTTCCAATTGGTTTCTCAAATGTATTGTGATTCGTACTATGTCATGCATGATATCCTTCATGATTTTGCAGAGTCACTCTCTAGGGAAGACTGCTTTAGATTAGAAGATGATAATGTGACAGAAATACCATGCACTGTTCGACATCTATCTGTTCATGTTCAAAGTATGCAAAAGCATAAGCAAATTATCTGCAAGCTATATCATTTACGCACTATTATCTGCATCGATCCGCTAATGGATGGTCCAAGTGATATTTTTGATGGCATGCTACGGAACCAAAGAAAACTGCGTGTATTGTCTCTGTCATTTTACAGCAGCAGCAAGTTGCCAGAATCTATTGGTGAGCTGAAGCACCTCCGGTATTTGAACCTCATCAGGACGTTAGTTTCTGAATTGCCTACATCATTATGTACTCTCTACCACTTACAATTACTTTGGTTAAACCACATGGTGGAGAATTTGCCTGACAAACTATGCAATTTAAGAAAGCTACGACATCTAGGAGCGTACGTGAATGATTTCGCGATTGAAAAGCCTATTTGCCAAATTCTGAATATAGGTAAGTTAACGTCGCTACAACACATTTATGTCTTTTCTGTACAGAAGAAGCAAGGCTATGAGTTGCGACAGTTGAAGGACTTGAATGAGCTTGGTGGCAGTTTAAAAGTGAAAAATCTTGAGAATGTCATTGGAAAGGATGAAGCCGTAGAGTCGAAGCTATATCTGAAAAGTCGCCTTAAAGAGTTAGCATTTGAGTGGAGTTCCGAGAATGGCATGGATGCAATGGATATTCTAGAAGGTCTGAGACCACCACCCCAACTGAGTAAGCTCACAATCGAAGGTTACAGATCTGATACATATCCTGGGTGGTTACTAGAGCGATCCTATTTTGAGAATTTGGAAAGTTTTGAGCTTAGTAATTGCAGTTTGCTAGAAGGCCTACCACCAGACACAGAGCTCCTTCGGAATTGCTCTAGGTTGCATATAAACTTTGTTCCAAATTTGAAGGAACTATCTAATCTTCCAGCAGGCCTTACAGATTTATCAATTGATTGGTGCCCACTGCTTATGTTTATCACCAACAATGAGCTAGGACATTATGACTTGAgggaaaatataataatgaaggcaGACGACCTGGCATCTAAACTTGCATTGATGTGGGAGGTGGATTCAGGAGAAGAAGTTAGGAATGTACTGTGGAAAGACTATTCATTTCTGAAGCAGTTGATGACATTGATGATGGATGATGAAATATCAAAGCATCTTCAAATTATTGAAAGTGGTCTGGAGGAAAGTGAAGATAAAGTATGGATGAAAGAAAACATCATCAAGGCATGGCTCTTTTGCCATgaacagaggataagattcatttaTGGAAGGACCATGGAGATGCCATTGGTTCTACCGTCAGGACTCTGTGAACTTTCTCTTTCTTCATGCAGTATTACAGATGAAGCTTTAGCTATTTGCCTTGGTGGCCTCACTTCACTGAGAACTTTACGATTGGAATATAATATGGCATTAACTACACTTCCATCAGAAAAGGTGTTTGAGCATTTGACAAAGCTTGACATATTGGTTGTAATGGGTTGTTTGTGTCTCAAATCACTGGGGGGCTTACGTGCTGCTCCATCTCTTTCCTCTTTTTACTGTTTGGATTGTCCTTTTTTAGAGCTAGCACGTGGAGCAGAACTAATGCCGTTGAACCTTGCTGCAGACCTCAACATCAGTGGCTGCATTCTTGCAGTTGATTCATTCAGTAATGGCTTGCCACACCTGAAACATCTTTCCATTTATGTTTGCAGAAGCTCCCCATCCTTATCGATTGGCCACCTGACCTCCCTTGAATCATTACGTCTAAATGGCCTCCCTGATCTTTACTTTGTTGAAGGCTTGTCTTCCCTGCACCTTAAGCACCTAAGTTTAGTAGATGTTGCAAACCTCACTGCCAAGTGCATCTTACCGTTTTGTGTCCAGGAATCGCTCACGGTTAGTAGCTCTGTATTGCTCAACCACATGCTAATGGCTGAAGGGTTTACAGCCCCACCAAATCTTACTCTTTTAGCTTGCAAGGAGCCGTCAGTTTCATTTGAAGAATCTGCAAATCTCTCATCCGTCAAGCACCTGAAGTTTTCATGTTGCGAAACGGAGTCCCTGCCTAGAAATCTAAAATCTGTCTCAAGTCTGGAGAGTCTTTGTATACAACATTGCCCCAACATAACATCTTTACCAGATCTGCCGTCCTCCCTCCAGCGCATAACTATAAGGGATTGTCCCGTCTTGAAGAAGAACTGCCAAGAACCTGATGGAGAAAGCTGGCCAAAGATTTCGCACGTTCGTTGGAAGAGCTTTCTACCAAGACCGCACTGGATTCCTTAG